In Duganella zoogloeoides, a single genomic region encodes these proteins:
- a CDS encoding lytic transglycosylase domain-containing protein — MISVSKWIAGAVIAMVAVTASAQSEDIGAETRREDDAFLLMRDAVRKDETSKVDFYAARLANYSIPSYVDYYRLKARLRDASQAEIRGFMQRYQGQAIVDRLRNDWLLELGRTRDWTTFDEQLPLFVLNDDTQLKCYALQSRAIKGQNVASEARALLISPNGYGEPCAGLIGTLYQARQFDADDLYTQLRLSGEFNSTGQARRIVALLGGPDKKVVQAIDLPAVAVAKGPGNGRTEHEIFIVAVGRLAKTSIKLATLALNKAASRLTAQEQRAAWAAIALQSSYSLSDDTTGYWKRADGAPLSIDQAQWSTRIALRNGDWRQVHKNIDAMPAILREDPTWIYWKGRALMADGSDTSPPSGEALRLFNSIADQPNFYGQLAREETGRLVAIPPPGAPITAAEIAPIAANPNFQRALKFFSMRLRFEGTREWNWGLRGLSEREHLAAAEYARQNHILDRMVNTSDRTRVLVDYTQRFPSPHDDIMHPATKTLGLDKAWVYGLIRQESRFIMDAQSHAGASGLMQVMPSTGRWVAKKLGLTDFAQDMLSDVKTNIMLGTNYLNMVLGNMDGSQVLATAAYNAGPGRSRTWRASLDKPMESAVFIESIPFFETRTYVKNVMSNANYYAALFEGRPQSLKARIGVVTPKGYTLQEEQEATFAR; from the coding sequence TTGATTTCCGTTTCGAAATGGATCGCCGGCGCCGTTATCGCCATGGTGGCTGTCACCGCCTCTGCCCAATCCGAGGATATCGGCGCTGAAACCCGGCGCGAGGACGATGCCTTCCTGCTCATGCGCGACGCCGTGCGCAAGGACGAGACGTCCAAGGTCGATTTCTACGCCGCGCGCCTGGCCAATTATTCGATTCCGTCGTACGTCGACTATTATCGGCTCAAAGCGCGCCTGCGCGACGCTTCGCAGGCGGAAATTCGCGGCTTCATGCAGCGCTACCAGGGCCAGGCCATTGTCGACCGGCTGCGCAACGACTGGCTGCTCGAGCTGGGCCGCACCCGCGACTGGACTACCTTCGACGAACAACTGCCGCTGTTCGTCCTCAACGACGATACCCAGCTCAAATGCTATGCGCTGCAATCGCGCGCGATCAAGGGCCAGAACGTCGCCAGCGAGGCGCGCGCGCTGCTGATTTCCCCCAACGGCTACGGCGAACCGTGCGCGGGCCTGATCGGCACCCTGTACCAGGCCCGCCAGTTCGACGCCGACGACCTGTACACGCAATTGCGCCTGTCCGGCGAGTTCAATTCCACCGGCCAGGCGCGGCGCATCGTCGCCCTGCTCGGCGGGCCCGATAAAAAAGTGGTGCAGGCGATCGATCTGCCCGCAGTGGCCGTGGCCAAGGGGCCGGGTAACGGGCGCACCGAACATGAAATCTTCATCGTTGCCGTGGGCCGCCTGGCCAAGACCAGCATCAAGCTGGCCACGCTGGCGCTCAACAAGGCCGCGTCCAGGCTGACAGCGCAGGAGCAGCGCGCCGCCTGGGCGGCAATTGCGCTGCAATCGTCGTACTCGCTGTCGGACGACACCACCGGTTACTGGAAGCGTGCCGACGGCGCGCCGCTGTCGATCGACCAGGCCCAGTGGAGCACGCGCATCGCGCTGCGCAACGGCGACTGGCGCCAGGTACACAAGAATATCGACGCCATGCCGGCCATCCTGCGCGAAGATCCCACCTGGATCTACTGGAAGGGCCGCGCCCTGATGGCCGACGGCAGCGACACCAGCCCGCCGTCGGGCGAGGCGCTGCGGCTGTTCAACAGCATCGCCGACCAGCCCAATTTCTATGGCCAGCTGGCGCGCGAGGAAACCGGCCGCCTGGTCGCTATTCCGCCGCCGGGCGCACCGATCACCGCCGCCGAAATCGCCCCGATTGCCGCCAATCCCAACTTCCAGCGCGCGCTGAAATTTTTCAGCATGCGCCTGCGCTTCGAAGGCACGCGCGAGTGGAACTGGGGCCTGCGCGGCCTGAGCGAACGCGAACACCTGGCTGCCGCCGAATACGCGCGCCAGAACCACATCCTCGACCGCATGGTCAACACGTCGGACCGCACCCGGGTGCTGGTCGATTACACCCAGCGCTTCCCGTCGCCGCACGACGACATCATGCACCCGGCCACCAAGACCCTGGGCCTGGACAAGGCGTGGGTGTATGGCCTGATCCGGCAAGAGTCGCGCTTCATCATGGACGCGCAGTCGCACGCGGGCGCGTCGGGCCTGATGCAGGTGATGCCGTCCACCGGCCGCTGGGTGGCGAAAAAGCTGGGCCTGACCGACTTCGCGCAGGACATGCTCTCCGACGTCAAGACCAACATCATGCTGGGCACGAACTACCTGAACATGGTGCTCGGGAATATGGACGGCTCGCAGGTGCTGGCCACCGCCGCCTACAACGCCGGCCCGGGACGCTCGCGCACCTGGCGCGCGTCGCTGGACAAGCCGATGGAGTCGGCCGTGTTCATCGAATCGATTCCCTTTTTTGAGACGCGCACCTACGTCAAGAACGTGATGTCCAACGCCAATTACTACGCCGCGCTGTTCGAGGGGCGGCCGCAGTCGCTCAAGGCGCGCATCGGCGTGGTCACGCCCAAGGGCTACACCCTGCAGGAAGAGCAGGAAGCGACCTTCGCCCGCTGA
- a CDS encoding 5-formyltetrahydrofolate cyclo-ligase: MTSDPRIPRSESEAIAPSAPGKAELRQQLLAARRAFDAASRAQWDRDIGRQVVAWWQAAQPATLGVYWPLRGEPDLSAAYAELERLGARLLLPVVVARDAALEFADWRLGEAMVKDGMGVAVPADLRLRAYPAALLVPCLGFNAGGYRLGYGGGFYDRTLARVPRPVTVGIAYSALQVGFAADLHDVALDRMITEPAPR, encoded by the coding sequence ATGACCAGCGACCCTAGAATACCACGCAGCGAGAGCGAAGCAATAGCCCCGTCCGCACCGGGCAAGGCAGAATTAAGGCAGCAACTGCTGGCCGCGCGGCGCGCCTTCGATGCGGCGTCGCGGGCGCAGTGGGACCGGGACATCGGCCGCCAGGTGGTGGCATGGTGGCAAGCGGCGCAACCAGCCACATTGGGCGTGTACTGGCCGCTGCGCGGCGAGCCCGATCTGTCGGCCGCTTACGCGGAGCTGGAACGCCTGGGGGCGCGGCTGCTGCTGCCGGTGGTGGTCGCCCGCGACGCGGCGCTGGAATTTGCCGACTGGCGCCTCGGCGAGGCGATGGTCAAGGATGGCATGGGCGTGGCGGTGCCGGCCGATTTGCGCTTGCGTGCGTATCCGGCGGCGTTGCTGGTGCCGTGCCTGGGGTTTAATGCGGGGGGGTACCGGCTCGGGTATGGCGGAGGATTTTATGACCGCACGCTGGCGCGGGTGCCACGGCCGGTGACGGTGGGGATTGCCTATTCGGCGTTGCAGGTGGGGTTTGCGGCGGACTTGCACGATGTGGCGCTGGACCGGATGATCACCGAACCAGCGCCACGCTGA
- the metF gene encoding methylenetetrahydrofolate reductase [NAD(P)H] yields MANHNFSIEFFPPKTAEGADKLRATRAKLSELKPKYFSVTFGAGGSTQRGTLDTVVEILAAGEDAAPHLSCVGGSRDSIRAILAEFKSHNIRRIVALRGDLPSGYGGAGEFRYANELVEFIRQETGDWFRIEVAAYPEVHPQAKSPQDDLLAFERKIKAGADAAITQYFYNADAYFQFVEQTRKLGIDVPIVPGIMPILNYTQLMRFSDMCGAEIPRWVRLKLASFGDDSASIKAFGLDVVTQLGERLLAGGAPGLHFYSMNQAAPTTALWQRLV; encoded by the coding sequence ATGGCTAATCATAATTTCAGTATTGAATTCTTTCCGCCCAAGACGGCAGAAGGAGCGGACAAGCTGCGCGCCACGCGCGCCAAGCTGTCCGAACTGAAACCCAAATATTTTTCCGTGACCTTCGGCGCCGGCGGCAGCACCCAGCGCGGCACGCTCGACACGGTGGTGGAAATCCTGGCCGCCGGTGAAGACGCCGCGCCGCATTTGTCGTGCGTGGGCGGTTCGCGTGACTCGATCCGCGCCATCCTGGCCGAGTTCAAGTCGCACAACATCCGCCGCATCGTGGCGCTGCGCGGCGACCTGCCGAGCGGCTACGGCGGGGCAGGCGAATTCCGTTACGCCAATGAGCTGGTCGAGTTCATCCGCCAGGAAACCGGCGACTGGTTCCGCATCGAAGTGGCAGCCTATCCCGAGGTGCACCCGCAGGCGAAATCGCCGCAGGACGACCTGCTGGCGTTCGAACGCAAGATCAAGGCCGGCGCCGACGCCGCGATCACCCAGTATTTTTACAATGCGGACGCGTACTTCCAGTTCGTCGAGCAGACCCGCAAGCTGGGCATCGATGTGCCGATCGTGCCGGGCATTATGCCGATTCTGAACTACACGCAGCTGATGCGCTTTTCGGACATGTGCGGCGCCGAGATTCCGCGCTGGGTACGCCTGAAGCTGGCCAGCTTCGGCGACGACTCGGCCTCGATCAAGGCATTCGGGCTCGACGTGGTGACGCAGCTGGGCGAGCGCCTGCTGGCCGGCGGTGCGCCGGGACTGCATTTTTACAGCATGAACCAGGCGGCGCCGACCACGGCGCTGTGGCAGCGGCTGGTATAA